The DNA segment TTCACGGGCTCTGTCTCATCATGCAACGAAATCAATTGAAAGAACAACTCTTCCAGATCACGCTGCTGATGCCGATCAAGCAGTTCGTCCAATCCGCCTTCTGCCAAGATGGAGCCGCGATGGATGATGGCAATCCGATCGCATAGCTTCTCAGCCTCGCGCATGATGTGAGTCGAAAAAATAATGCACTTGCCATGTTCACGCAGCTCAGCCACGGTATTCAAGAGCGCTCGGGCGACCAACACATCGAGCCCCACGGTCGCTTCGTCGAAAATCACCACCGGCGGGTCATGGATAATGGCCCGCGCAATCGAAACTTTCTGCTTCATGCCCGTCGACATTTTCGAGCCCAGCAAATCGCGAATGTCGTTCATTTGCAGGCGAGTAAAGAGCTCCTCCATACGGGCTTGCAAATGTTCTTCATGCATGCCGTGCAGGCGGCCGAAGTATTCCACCATTTCTCGGGCGGTCATCCGGTCGTATACGGCCGTGTTGGCCGAAACAAAGCCAATTTGCCGCCGCACCAGTGCCGGCTGGGTGACTACGTCGCAGCCGTTCACCGAAGCCGAACCGCTACTAGGGCGCAACATGGTGCTAAGAATTCGTAAGGCCGTGGTTTTGCCAGCGCCGTTGGGCCCCAGCAGGCCGTAGATTTGTCCGGGCAACGCGTTGAAGCTGACCTGATCCAGCGCCACGAACTGCCCGCGACGCAAATCGGCATAAAACTTCGTGAGTTGTCGGGCGTGAATCACGGCGGTGTGCGGCAAAGCTTAGGGCCAGTGATCGTGAGGGCGCGACGGGCAATGACAGCATCGATTCGCTCGCAGCGAAGCGACGGTCAGCGCGCACAGTCTGTCAGATTTTAGTTTACTCCATGCGCGCTACTTCCCGAAGATGCCTAAATTACCCTGCAAATGCACGTCTCATAATCTTCGGATCAAAATTACCCAGCAAGCCGGTCGTGACGATTTTGCAGGCAGACAAGGGCCGCGTTTGAAAAGTCGCGGTCAAAAAGTCCGTTTGTATGTGGACATTGTCACGAGGAAAACTCCAATGCCCCTTTCGACAATCGCCGGGACGACGCTATGATGGGCACCGGCTCCGGAGTCACATAAACGGAAACATTCACACAGCAGGAGAACGATGATGAACGCACGCCAAGCAATTAAATTGGCGATCGATACCGGCGATGCGGTTTC comes from the Pirellulales bacterium genome and includes:
- a CDS encoding ATP-binding cassette domain-containing protein, which produces MIHARQLTKFYADLRRGQFVALDQVSFNALPGQIYGLLGPNGAGKTTALRILSTMLRPSSGSASVNGCDVVTQPALVRRQIGFVSANTAVYDRMTAREMVEYFGRLHGMHEEHLQARMEELFTRLQMNDIRDLLGSKMSTGMKQKVSIARAIIHDPPVVIFDEATVGLDVLVARALLNTVAELREHGKCIIFSTHIMREAEKLCDRIAIIHRGSILAEGGLDELLDRHQQRDLEELFFQLISLHDETEPVNR